The following are encoded in a window of Dictyostelium discoideum AX4 chromosome 6 chromosome, whole genome shotgun sequence genomic DNA:
- a CDS encoding ankyrin repeat-containing protein, translating to MESKKNSYYKNVMDKIYAKEKDVLSINKDFQENNLTRISLILNYKDFYLKFDESLHGYSFGYVTNLFGLKLYSPFTETVRFDDTEKYMKTILGVPSNEALPQLCSDQHQNFEEKDPQIEILPSPQQQQQQQQQQQQQQQQQQQQQQQQQQQQQQQQQQQQLTPPPSPPLLPIPQPPAQNEEQQLTQPPSIPPPQQKQIKIQKSDRGTQVKSITNPVNSLSKYINNSSLDYSIKKNYTLEEIYENNKNYMDKTNNFLHFLFTFIDKTTIKDLEHFEKEISRVHNIEKLINEQNVKGETPLHSLILYNSESCLKKLVIAKINCMGIFDYSKCDNLNKNLLTHAIEKGDFEIIKLVLIGGCPLKMSPRSKLFKQNFKLYRQQIYRVFEIKEFLTELGFNQFIPMFLEYEFKNINIYYQIKSFIMVLTLNADEILRWKSLLEPNKNLDLDSFCIEYQIKDQNGSESQLMADHFKKVCQLNSLFGYIDFHTQIGSAGNASVFEGTYKGMPIACKEMPVSGTYEQRVDSIKEIAAVGQIEDLGGCTVVKTVGVLKYNEKLFLVMVKEKCNLLSFLSNKSEILKMQRGGIWTSIFKISKEILKGLISLREVGMYHRDFKTANFLVSNTGKILISDFGTSRDENEKRFNTFAKTIGTLWYRCPRLGDCSGDEKTLNHYNEKSEIYSLGIILWELICIAMTGTYVSPKIALFQNEVDFSIWIHKDYRFSFPIGTPQSLVKLITSMCLPCRDRRPTVHQILDEVGIIETEFLSNRGIKGEQTYSGLECWREFNFSKQNVFGISISNLHDTEYKAVNKYNYTSYNNKNSLLMKRYLDNSNFVVELINPNGIFKFKSFFEKEKLLYLKLKSTYKGEYYFDMGKFLTTIIQIHQITEIYYKMLQKYRELGLLRNNNNNINNNNNNNNNCNNSKKFKTTSESTSALGSDASSSSSPSSSSPSPKYSASIYHHQ from the exons ATGGAGTCTAAAAAAAACTCTTATTATAAAAACGTGATGGATAAAATATATGCTAAAGAAAAGGATGTGCTTTCTATAAACAAAGATTTTCAAGAGAATAACTTGACAAGAATATCTCTTATATTGAATTATAAAGATTTTTACCTTAAATTTGATGAGAGCCTCCATGGTTATTCATTTGGATATGTAACTAACCTTTTTGGTTTAAAACTCTACTCGCCATTTACTGAAACTGTCCGCTTTGATGATACTGAAAAATATATGAAGACAATTCTTGGTGTTCCCAGTAATGAGGCTCTCCCACAACTTTGTAGCGATCAACATCAAAATTTTGAAGAAAAAGATCCACAAATAGAAATACTACCATctccacaacaacaacaacaacaacaacaacaacaacaacaacaacaacaacaacaacaacaacaacaacaacaacaacaacaacaacaacaacaacaacaacaacaacaacaacttacACCACCTCCATCACCTCCATTACTTCCAATACCTCAACCACCAGCACAAAATGAAGAACAACAACTTACACAACCTCCATCAATTCCACCAcctcaacaaaaacaaataaaaatacaaaaatctGATAGAGGTACTCAAGTTAAGTCAATAACTAATCCTGTAAATAGTTTatcaaaatatattaataatagttctTTGGATTAttcgataaaaaaaaactataccTTGGAGGAAATTTACGAAAATAACAAAAACTATATGGataaaaccaataattttttacactttttatttacatttattgATAAAACTACAATCAAAGACTTGGAACATTTTGAAAAGGAAATAAGTAGAGTTCATAATATCGAAAAATTAATCAACGAACAAAATGTTAAAGGTGAAACTCCACTTCACTCATTAATTCTTTATAATTCAGAAAGCTGTTTGAAGAAACTTGTAATCgctaaaattaattgtatgGGTATTTTCGATTATTCAAAATGTGacaatttgaataaaaatcTCCTAACCCATGCAATTGAAAAGGgagattttgaaattattaaattggttttaattgGTGGTTGTCCTTTAAAAATGTCACCAAGATcgaaattatttaaacaaaactTCAAACTATATAGACAACAAATTTATAgagtatttgaaattaaagaatttttaacaGAACTTGGTTTTAATCAATTCATTCCAATGTTTCTTGAATATGAATTCAAAAACATTAATATATACtatcaaattaaatcatttataatGGTGTTAACTTTAAATGCTGATGAAATCTTACGATGGAAATCATTACTTGAACCTAACAAAAACTTGGACTTGGACTCCTTTTGTATTgaatatcaaataaaagatCAAAATGGTTCTGAATCTCAATTAATGGCTGATCATTTCAAAAAGGTATGCCAACTCAATTCACTTTTTGGCTACATTGATTTTCACACACAAATTGGATCTGCAGGTAATGCATCAGTTTTCGAAGGTACATATAAAGGCATGCCTATTGCATGCAAAGAAATGCCAGTAAGTGGTACATATGAACAAAGAGTGGACTCGATCAAAGAAATTGCTGCAGTGGGTCAAATAGAAGATTTAGGTGGTTGTACTGTTGTTAAAACTGTAGGTGTCTTGAAATATAATGAAAAGTTATTTTTGGTAATGGTGAAAGAAAAATGTAAcctattatcatttttaagcAACAAGtctgaaattttaaaaatgcaaAGAGGGGGCATTTGGAcctcaatttttaaaatatcaaaggAAATCCTCAAAGGATTGATTTCATTAAGAGAAGTCGGCATGTACCACAGAGACTTTAAGACTGCCAATTTTTTAGTGTCTAATACTGGTAAAATCCTTATTAGTGACTTCGGCACTAGTCGAGATGAAAACGAAAAGCGTTTCAACACATTTGCCAAGACCATTGGTACATTGTGGTACAGATGTCCAAGATTGGGCGATTGTAGTGGAGATGAAAAAACTTTAAACCATTATAATGAAAAGAGTGAAATTTACTCACTAGGAATAATTTTATGGGAG TTGATTTGTATTGCAATGACAGGAACCTACGTTTCACCAAAGATAGCATTATTTCAAAATGAagttgatttttcaatttggaTTCACAAGGATTACAGATTTTCATTTCCAATTGGAACACCACAATCAttagtaaaattaattacaaGTATGTGTTTACCATGTAGAGACAGAAGACCAACGGTACACCAAATACTTGATGAAGTTGGAATTATTGAAACAGAATTTCTTTCAAATAGAGGTATTAAAGGTGAACAAACTTATAGTGGTCTTGAATGTTGGAGAGAATTTAACTTTTCAAAGCAAAATGTATTtggaatttcaatttcaaatttacacGATACAGAATATAAAGcagttaataaatataattatacaagttacaataataaaaactcaTTATTAATGAAACGATATTTGGATAATTCCAACTTTGTGGTAGAATTAATCAATCCAAATGGTATATTTAAGTTCAAGTCTTTTTTCGAAAAAGAGAaacttttatatttaaaattaaaatcaacatATAAAGgtgaatattattttgatatgGGTAAATTCTTAACAACAATCATTCAAATACATCAAATAACtgaaatatattataaaatgttACAAAAATATAGAGAGCTTGGTTTgttaagaaataataataataatattaataataataataataataacaataattgcaataatagtaaaaaatttaaaacaacatCAGAATCAACATCTGCATTAGGATCAGatgcatcatcatcatcgtcaccatcgtcatcatcaccatcaccaaaatATTCGGCATCAATCTATCATCAccaatga